One region of Glycine max cultivar Williams 82 chromosome 9, Glycine_max_v4.0, whole genome shotgun sequence genomic DNA includes:
- the LOC100816712 gene encoding uncharacterized protein has protein sequence MECNKDEATRAKEIAERKFAAKDTLGAKKFALKALNLFPDLEGISQMVATLDVYIAAENKTNGEADWYGVLGVDPLADEDTVRRQYRKLALQLHPDKNKSIGADGAFKLISEAWSLLSDKAKRASYDKRSGRDRKVSTKFGGPSSQKGTNGSFNFTKTAPSCATTRKNTAKEHASSSTHKSKSNTFWTVCRRCKMQYEYLRVYLNLKLLCPNCHEAFVAVETAPPPASGIRPATQWSFSQKQNSSRQPNKSKSNAGKNNMAAPNVGGGSCSKTDSYEKANFQWAPFSKISGVSNVAQAASVVQQAYDKVKRDREEAQAARKREEALKRKQHASKKGYYNPSKRRRGGMEDASASNHGKETNSFRSKQGNFEYNRVNGISKTGHVGDISPVQLKNLLMEKARKEISNKLRQVQSNAVDKTAMKENGNDFQEVSEKGEKCSRNSEMCAQDNIEKSEDRKSGSRAIKPFAGSTIAKVSRKFLETTPVDVLYPDFHDFCKDRTEGSFGENQVWAVYDNDDGMPRCYVLIRRIISLNPFKMQISWLNPNTNSELGPLKWVASGFSKICGDFRTSRPEICGSTNFFSHKVRWRTGAEGAICIYPRKGDVWAIYRNWSPDWNELTADEVIHKFDVVEVLEDFIEGHGIDVIPLVKVAGFRTVFHHHLDPKEIRIIPREEMFRFSHQIPSYVLTGQEAPEAPKGCRVLDPAATPFELLQVIEVVKKENVADDEDSDVKKTSDNMKKDNDEEMIDAMGKHGEEKEAKDEDMQEVEPSDNMKKGNEEMTNDTGRLREEKEGKDKDMQEVETLKEDKEREDLQ, from the coding sequence ATGGAGTGCAATAAGGATGAGGCTACCCGAGCTAAAGAAATTGCTGAGAGGAAGTTTGCTGCAAAGGATACATTGGGTGCAAAGAAATTTGCTTTGAAGGCCTTAAATTTATTTCCGGATCTTGAGGGTATTTCTCAAATGGTAGCAACACTTGATGTGTATATTGCTGCCGAGAATAAAACAAATGGAGAAGCAGATTGGTATGGTGTGCTTGGTGTGGACCCCCTTGCTGACGAAGATACTGTCAGGAGACAATACAGGAAGCTAGCTCTCCAGCTTCACCCTGATAAGAACAAGTCCATTGGAGCTGATGGGGCCTTTAAACTCATTTCAGAGGCATGGAGTTTACTATCAGATAAGGCTAAAAGGGCATCGTATGATAAGAGAAGTGGAAGAGACCGGAAAGTTTCTACTAAGTTTGGAGGTCCATCATCACAAAAAGGGACTAATGGTAGTTTCAATTTCACTAAGACCGCCCCTTCATGTGCAACTACTCGGAAGAATACTGCAAAAGAGCATGCTTCATCTTCTACTCATAAGTCAAAATCAAATACATTTTGGACTGTTTGCCGTCGATGCAAAATGCAGTATGAGTATCTTAGAGTTTATCTTAACCTTAAACTCTTATGTCCCAACTGCCATGAGGCATTTGTGGCTGTAGAAACTGCTCCTCCACCTGCAAGTGGTATTAGACCTGCAACTCAATGGAGTTTTTCACAGAAGCAAAATTCCAGCCGCCAACCTAATAAAAGCAAATCTAATGCTGGAAAGAATAACATGGCAGCCCCAAATGTTGGAGGAGGGTCTTGTAGTAAGACTGACTCCTATGAAAAGGCCAATTTCCAGTGGGCTCCATTCTCAAAAATATCTGGTGTTTCTAATGTTGCTCAAGCTGCAAGTGTGGTTCAGCAGGCATATGATAAGGTGAAGCGAGATCGTGAAGAGGCACAAGCAGCTAGGAAAAGGGAAGAGGCCTTAAAAAGGAAGCAGCATGCTTCTAAAAAGGGTTACTATAATCCTTCTAAGAGAAGAAGGGGGGGCATGGAGGATGCTAGTGCGAGTAACCATGGTAAGGAAACAAACTCATTCAGATCTAAACAGGGCAATTTTGAATATAATAGGGTTAATGGAATCAGCAAGACCGGCCATGTGGGAGATATCTCCCCAGTTCAACTGAAGAATCTTCTTATGGAAAAAGCTAGAAAAGAAATTAGCAATAAACTCAGGCAAGTTCAGTCAAATGCTGTTGATAAAACTGCGATGAAAGAGAATGGAAATGACTTCCAAGAAGTGAGTGagaaaggagaaaaatgttcCAGAAACTCTGAGATGTGTGCTCAGGATAACATTGAGAAGTCAGAAGATAGAAAAAGCGGATCCCGAGCCATCAAGCCATTTGCAGGTTCTACAATTGCTAAAGTTAGCCGAAAATTTTTGGAAACAACACCTGTAGATGTACTATATCCTGATTTCCATGATTTTTGCAAAGATCGAACTGAAGGATCTTTTGGTGAAAATCAAGTATGGGCCGTGTATGATAACGATGATGGGATGCCTCGATGTTATGTGCTGATTCGCCGCATCATCTCCCTGAATCCGTTCAAGATGCAGATCAGTTGGCTCAACCCAAATACCAACAGTGAACTGGGCCCCCTAAAATGGGTTGCTTCAGgcttttcaaaaatttgtgGGGATTTCAGAACAAGCAGACCTGAAATTTGTGGTTCTACCAATTTTTTCTCCCATAAGGTTAGGTGGAGAACTGGTGCTGAGGGAGCCATTTGTATATATCCGAGGAAAGGTGATGTTTGGGCCATATACAGGAACTGGTCTCCTGACTGGAATGAGCTAACAGCAGATGAGGTTATACACAAGTTTGATGTGGTTGAAGTACTTGAGGATTTTATTGAAGGGCATGGTATAGATGTTATTCCTCTGGTCAAAGTGGCTGGATTCAGGACAGTGTTTCACCACCACTTAGATCCAAAAGAAATCAGGATCATTCCGAGGGAAGAGATGTTTCGATTCTCTCATCAAATACCTTCATATGTACTCACTGGTCAAGAAGCTCCAGAGGCTCCAAAGGGTTGCAGGGTGCTGGACCCAGCTGCTACTCCATTTGAACTTCTTCAGGTAATAGAAGTTGTGAAGAAGGAAAACGTGGCAGACGATGAGGATAGTGatgtaaaaaaaacaagtgataaCATGAAAAAAGATAATGATGAGGAAATGATCGATGCTATGGGAAAACATGGGGAAGA